In the genome of Desulfovibrio aminophilus DSM 12254, one region contains:
- a CDS encoding alpha-ketoacid dehydrogenase subunit beta, giving the protein MTVKSMGQAVAEALGLALEMDEGVFLAGEGIGTSIHVNPHLPTFGLLERFGPRRVRDTPVSEAAIAGLAVGASCMGLKPVVEVMFFPFITLASDMIVNHAAKLRYLSGGLSSFPLTVRVKSGAFSAGCQHSHHLEAWLAHVPGLKVAYPSNPADAKGLLLSAIFDPDPVVVIEEMPLYWSIHAEVPEGDQRVPLGKAHIARLGADATLATYGGAVHVALKAAETLAEEGVSLEVVDLRSLLPLDTATVLDSVRRTGRFLALHDATRFCGFGAELVATVAEACHGELKAPPRRIAAPDIPVPFTPPQEAFYKPSAEAVARAVRELVRG; this is encoded by the coding sequence ATGACCGTGAAGAGCATGGGACAGGCCGTGGCCGAGGCCCTGGGCCTGGCCCTGGAGATGGACGAGGGCGTGTTTCTGGCGGGCGAGGGCATCGGCACCTCCATCCACGTCAACCCGCATCTGCCGACCTTCGGACTCCTGGAGCGCTTCGGCCCCCGGCGGGTGCGCGACACGCCCGTGAGCGAGGCCGCCATCGCGGGTCTGGCCGTGGGCGCGAGCTGCATGGGGCTCAAGCCCGTGGTGGAGGTGATGTTCTTCCCCTTCATCACCCTGGCCTCGGACATGATCGTGAACCACGCGGCCAAGCTGCGCTACCTGAGCGGCGGGCTGTCGAGCTTCCCGCTCACCGTGCGGGTCAAGTCCGGCGCGTTCTCGGCGGGCTGCCAGCACTCGCACCACCTGGAGGCCTGGCTGGCCCACGTTCCGGGGCTGAAGGTCGCCTATCCCTCCAACCCGGCCGACGCCAAGGGCCTGCTCCTCTCGGCCATCTTCGACCCCGACCCCGTGGTGGTGATCGAGGAGATGCCGCTCTACTGGAGCATCCACGCCGAGGTTCCCGAGGGCGACCAGCGCGTGCCCCTGGGCAAGGCGCATATCGCCCGGCTGGGCGCGGACGCCACCCTGGCGACCTATGGCGGGGCGGTGCACGTGGCGCTCAAGGCCGCCGAGACGCTGGCCGAGGAGGGGGTGTCCCTGGAGGTCGTCGACCTGCGCAGCCTGCTGCCCCTGGACACGGCCACGGTGCTGGATTCGGTGCGCCGGACCGGCCGGTTCCTGGCCCTGCACGACGCCACGCGTTTCTGCGGCTTCGGCGCGGAACTCGTGGCCACGGTGGCCGAGGCCTGCCACGGCGAACTGAAGGCCCCGCCGCGCCGCATCGCGGCCCCGGACATCCCGGTGCCCTTCACTCCGCCGCAGGAGGCCTTCTACAAGCCGTCGGCGGAGGCGGTGGCCCGGGCCGTGCGCGAGCTGGTCCGGGGGTAG
- a CDS encoding thiamine pyrophosphate-dependent dehydrogenase E1 component subunit alpha, whose product MQRPPFDRDQRLALLADMLLIRAFEDRVAKLAHEQGRLPGMQITCHGQEAVAAGVVRALTPEDVIVTNHRSHGHLLARGVDPNALMAEIMGKRDGLNRGKSGTLHLADPSRNVLMTSTVVGAAPPLAVGAAFAQRYRNERAATCVFFGDGAAAEGSVHEAMNLAGVWKLPVLFVCESNCWAGAQAHKEHCPIGRIADRAASYGMTGEVVDGNDVEAVHEAALDLLEGRRAGEGPALLECRTYRMHGHGEHDPQHYVDKAELAAWAARDPIGRYAEVLLRGGFVASAAEMDGLRSRAAAVVDAAVAFADASPYPPPEEALEHVYVNPIAREV is encoded by the coding sequence ATGCAACGACCCCCGTTCGACCGCGACCAGCGCCTCGCCTTGCTCGCCGACATGCTTCTCATCCGGGCCTTCGAGGACCGCGTCGCCAAACTGGCCCACGAGCAGGGCCGCCTGCCCGGAATGCAGATCACCTGCCACGGCCAGGAGGCCGTCGCCGCCGGGGTGGTGCGGGCCCTGACGCCCGAGGACGTCATCGTCACCAACCACCGCAGCCACGGCCACCTGCTGGCCCGGGGCGTGGACCCGAACGCGCTCATGGCCGAGATCATGGGCAAGCGCGACGGCCTCAACCGGGGCAAGTCCGGCACCCTGCACCTGGCCGACCCCTCGCGCAACGTGCTCATGACCTCCACCGTGGTCGGGGCCGCGCCGCCGCTGGCCGTGGGCGCGGCCTTCGCCCAGCGCTACCGGAACGAACGCGCCGCCACCTGCGTCTTCTTCGGCGACGGCGCGGCCGCCGAGGGCAGCGTGCACGAGGCTATGAATCTGGCCGGGGTCTGGAAACTGCCCGTGCTCTTCGTCTGCGAATCCAACTGCTGGGCCGGGGCCCAGGCCCACAAGGAACACTGCCCCATCGGCCGGATCGCGGATCGCGCCGCGTCCTACGGCATGACGGGCGAGGTGGTCGACGGCAACGACGTGGAGGCCGTGCATGAGGCCGCGCTGGACCTCCTGGAGGGCCGCCGCGCGGGCGAGGGCCCGGCGCTGTTGGAATGCCGGACCTACCGGATGCACGGCCACGGGGAGCACGACCCGCAGCACTACGTGGACAAGGCCGAGCTGGCCGCCTGGGCCGCGCGCGACCCCATCGGCCGGTACGCCGAGGTTCTGCTCCGCGGCGGGTTCGTGGCGTCGGCGGCCGAGATGGACGGTCTGCGGAGCCGGGCGGCGGCGGTCGTGGACGCGGCCGTGGCCTTCGCGGACGCGAGCCCCTATCCGCCGCCCGAGGAGGCCCTGGAGCACGTGTACGTCAACCCCATCGCGCGGGAGGTCTGA
- a CDS encoding MBL fold metallo-hydrolase, which yields MPSRRDFLRAAAALAAAQLLPLVPALAQVPPKHPGQAPGFFRLQVGDVEVTALYDGAGLIRPEILHGAPPDRLAALMEDAGLDPKVGEPTAINAFLLNTGRNLILVDAGGGTALGPRAGLLPANLRASGYEPGQVDTVLLTHLHPDHVLGLTGSDGMPLFPNAVARPATAEADYWLSDERLASAPEQRKRSLLALRALAEAYSGLGKWKPFGPGEIPAEGLTAEPLPGHTPGHCGFRARSQGQGLLLFGDVIHSTAVQFALPEATIDYDTDQAKAKAARLPLLARLARESTLVAGAHLPFPGLGRVRARGAGYAWLPTPYSAQRA from the coding sequence ATGCCCAGCCGACGCGATTTCCTGCGCGCCGCCGCCGCGCTGGCCGCAGCCCAGCTCCTGCCCCTCGTCCCGGCCCTGGCCCAGGTTCCGCCCAAGCATCCGGGCCAGGCCCCGGGCTTCTTCCGCCTCCAGGTGGGCGACGTCGAGGTCACGGCCCTCTACGACGGGGCCGGGCTGATCCGGCCGGAGATCCTCCACGGCGCGCCCCCGGATCGTTTGGCCGCCCTCATGGAGGACGCGGGCCTGGACCCCAAGGTCGGGGAGCCCACCGCCATCAACGCCTTTCTCCTGAACACCGGCCGCAACCTCATTCTGGTGGACGCGGGCGGGGGAACCGCCCTGGGCCCCCGGGCCGGGCTGCTGCCCGCCAACCTCCGCGCCTCGGGCTACGAGCCGGGGCAGGTGGACACCGTGCTCCTGACGCACCTCCACCCGGACCACGTCCTGGGCCTGACCGGTTCGGACGGCATGCCGCTCTTCCCCAACGCCGTGGCGCGGCCCGCGACGGCCGAAGCCGACTACTGGCTGAGCGACGAGCGGCTCGCCTCGGCCCCGGAACAGCGCAAGCGCTCCCTCCTGGCCCTGCGGGCGCTGGCCGAGGCCTATTCCGGGCTGGGCAAGTGGAAGCCCTTCGGCCCCGGCGAGATCCCGGCCGAGGGCCTGACGGCCGAGCCCCTGCCCGGCCACACCCCGGGCCATTGCGGCTTCCGGGCCCGCTCCCAGGGCCAGGGCCTGCTCCTCTTCGGCGACGTGATCCACAGCACGGCCGTGCAGTTCGCCCTGCCCGAGGCGACCATCGACTACGACACGGACCAGGCCAAGGCCAAGGCCGCGCGGCTGCCGCTCCTGGCGCGGCTGGCCCGGGAGTCCACGCTGGTCGCCGGGGCTCACCTGCCCTTCCCGGGCCTCGGCCGGGTGCGGGCCCGGGGCGCGGGCTACGCCTGGCTGCCCACTCCCTATTCCGCCCAGCGCGCCTAG
- a CDS encoding DUF4268 domain-containing protein has product MKKRLGKADCPFREDAQARYCWDSEAQMMSDVKLGRLERVEVRDVWGSEAGDFTPWLAREENLKLLGETIGVDLELEATEKNVGPFRADILCKDTATGHWVLIENQLEPTDHKHLGQLLTYAAGLDAVTIVWLAKEFTDEHRATLDWLNQITDDKFEFFGLEIELWRIADSIAAPKFNIIAKPNDWTNSVSSAASAISKGNLTEIKSKQYEYWIKFHDYILQSKSYVRPQRPYPQHWMNFSIGRSGFLLGATLNMNAKRAGVELYINSEQALPFFNLLHEQKEEIEREIGERLEWQDLPGKKACRIVIFKQGCDPFLAENWPQLMSWMKKYLEIFTKVFGPRIKKLNPDDWAFDEPGENQ; this is encoded by the coding sequence ATGAAAAAGAGACTCGGCAAGGCGGATTGTCCTTTTAGAGAAGATGCCCAGGCGCGGTATTGTTGGGACTCGGAGGCGCAGATGATGAGCGACGTGAAGCTTGGACGGCTTGAACGGGTTGAAGTGCGAGATGTCTGGGGCTCGGAGGCTGGAGATTTCACTCCATGGTTGGCTCGAGAGGAAAACCTGAAACTTCTCGGCGAAACGATTGGGGTTGATTTGGAATTGGAGGCGACGGAAAAAAATGTCGGACCGTTCCGCGCTGATATATTGTGCAAGGATACGGCAACGGGACATTGGGTTCTGATTGAAAACCAGTTGGAGCCAACGGATCATAAACACCTTGGGCAGTTGCTCACATATGCCGCTGGTCTGGATGCCGTTACGATCGTTTGGCTGGCGAAGGAGTTTACGGATGAGCACAGAGCCACGCTCGATTGGCTTAATCAGATTACTGATGATAAATTCGAGTTTTTTGGTCTTGAGATAGAGCTATGGCGTATTGCTGATTCTATTGCAGCGCCAAAGTTTAATATTATAGCAAAGCCAAATGACTGGACAAATTCAGTCTCCAGCGCGGCATCTGCGATATCGAAGGGAAATCTTACTGAAATAAAGAGCAAGCAATATGAGTACTGGATAAAGTTTCATGATTATATTTTGCAATCAAAATCATATGTTCGCCCACAGAGACCATATCCCCAGCACTGGATGAATTTCAGTATCGGCAGGTCTGGGTTCCTGCTTGGCGCGACTTTGAATATGAATGCGAAAAGGGCTGGAGTCGAACTCTATATCAACTCGGAACAGGCGTTGCCATTCTTCAATTTGCTGCATGAGCAGAAAGAGGAAATAGAAAGAGAGATAGGGGAACGGCTTGAGTGGCAAGATCTTCCTGGTAAAAAAGCGTGTCGCATTGTTATATTCAAGCAGGGCTGCGACCCATTCCTCGCTGAAAATTGGCCGCAGCTCATGTCTTGGATGAAAAAATATCTTGAAATCTTTACTAAAGTTTTTGGCCCGCGCATAAAAAAGTTGAACCCTGATGATTGGGCTTTTGATGAGCCAGGGGAGAACCAGTAG
- a CDS encoding Fic family protein: MNDKNTDKSSDGNPVVKVQTFKSGKVSFTRVFDREAISNNYILFEALLLSLSQMPILPALASRLDAELVRRAIFGTAAIEGNPLSEERVAEIIEEPSLNGLRERAEQEIVNLKEAYRLHAVPGPAKDRETLAVSEAFIREINALVTRGVGGEFHAPGQYRDHPVEVGDLGHGGVYKPPKIRADIETLMAAFVDWLNSEEVRKEWPPVRAALAHYHLALIHPFGDGNGRTARLLEVAIMARAGYRYVPTMLSNYYYRNIDAYYVAFRECERSREHDLTPFLRFFSEGLRECVLDLQTTINTHIRLLALGDHYRTLRQKKVLGQRQHDLLMILLQTPDKVLQPPALRSDPLLAPLYRKTSEATPRRDLKRLQELRLLVPADGGGLRLNQFTGFAADFVGS; encoded by the coding sequence ATGAACGACAAAAATACCGACAAATCCAGCGACGGGAATCCCGTCGTCAAGGTCCAGACCTTCAAGTCGGGCAAGGTTTCCTTCACCCGCGTCTTCGACCGCGAGGCCATCAGCAACAATTACATCCTGTTCGAAGCCCTGCTCCTGTCCCTGTCCCAGATGCCCATCCTGCCCGCGCTGGCGTCCAGGCTGGACGCCGAACTCGTCCGCCGGGCCATCTTCGGCACCGCGGCCATCGAGGGCAACCCGCTCTCCGAGGAACGCGTGGCCGAGATCATCGAGGAGCCGAGCCTGAACGGCCTGCGCGAACGCGCCGAGCAGGAGATCGTGAACCTCAAGGAGGCCTACCGGCTCCACGCCGTTCCCGGCCCGGCCAAGGACCGGGAGACCCTGGCCGTGAGCGAGGCCTTCATCCGCGAGATCAACGCCCTGGTGACGCGCGGCGTGGGCGGCGAGTTCCACGCCCCGGGCCAGTACCGCGACCACCCGGTGGAGGTGGGCGACCTGGGACACGGCGGGGTCTACAAGCCGCCCAAGATCCGCGCGGACATCGAGACCCTCATGGCGGCCTTCGTGGACTGGCTCAACTCCGAGGAGGTCCGCAAGGAGTGGCCGCCGGTGCGCGCGGCCCTGGCCCACTACCACCTGGCCCTGATCCATCCCTTCGGAGACGGCAACGGCCGCACCGCCCGGCTCCTGGAGGTGGCCATCATGGCCCGGGCCGGATACCGCTACGTGCCCACCATGCTCTCCAACTACTACTACCGGAACATCGACGCCTATTACGTCGCCTTCCGGGAGTGCGAACGGAGCCGGGAGCACGACCTGACGCCCTTCCTGCGCTTCTTCTCCGAGGGGCTGCGGGAATGCGTGCTCGACCTCCAGACCACCATCAACACCCACATCCGGCTCCTGGCCCTGGGCGACCACTACCGCACCCTGCGCCAAAAGAAGGTCCTGGGCCAGCGCCAGCACGACCTGCTCATGATCCTGCTCCAGACCCCGGACAAGGTGCTCCAGCCCCCGGCCCTGCGCTCGGACCCCCTGCTGGCCCCGCTCTACCGCAAGACCAGCGAGGCCACCCCGCGCCGCGACCTCAAGCGCCTCCAGGAGCTGCGCCTGCTCGTCCCGGCCGATGGCGGAGGCCTGCGCCTGAATCAGTTCACCGGCTTCGCCGCCGACTTCGTCGGTTCATAG
- a CDS encoding RHS repeat domain-containing protein — MSDVYSCRLRRGPDGRIAEKIETVQGRDRRWAYSYDARGRLTEARLDQRLICQCCYDRDGRRQRDYFPASHGFSTRDYRYTPDDRLLAAGNNGYVHDANGFRSIWNSEGRYTLYAYAPDYRLLRVEKPDDGVVFEFAHDGDGRRAVKFRDGRPVEAYRWLDFLRLAGFRDVGCWYEFAYARGERTPLAMRRDDGAVFRLHCDQIGSLRVVADSDGHVLKEVLYDPFGGIIEDSAPDLRIPIGFAGGLHDRDLGFVRFGWRDYDTFTGRWTAPDPLGDAGGDPDWYGYCLDDPVNGVDPLGLFQFGKRPLNGVPNFLSSLTQAFDMFDANNTELMHEHGFYEDGSGKNVGFGESGIMDKEDISRYKLEDRHFDDARMQRAQQSLDPGPYKLKSDDDGPSNNCQDYADNLRERYRFLRDAERH, encoded by the coding sequence ATGAGCGACGTGTATTCCTGTCGACTGAGGCGCGGTCCGGACGGCCGCATCGCGGAGAAAATCGAAACCGTCCAGGGCCGTGACCGGCGCTGGGCCTACTCCTACGACGCGCGGGGACGGCTCACCGAAGCCCGCCTGGACCAGCGGCTGATCTGCCAGTGCTGCTACGACCGGGACGGCCGCAGGCAGCGGGACTACTTCCCGGCCTCCCACGGCTTCTCCACCCGCGACTACCGCTACACCCCGGACGACCGGCTCCTGGCGGCCGGAAACAACGGCTACGTCCACGACGCCAACGGGTTCCGGTCCATCTGGAACTCCGAGGGCCGATACACGCTCTACGCCTACGCCCCGGACTACCGGCTGCTCCGGGTGGAGAAGCCGGACGACGGCGTCGTGTTCGAGTTCGCCCATGACGGGGACGGCCGCCGCGCGGTCAAGTTCCGCGACGGCCGCCCGGTGGAGGCCTACCGCTGGCTCGACTTCCTGCGCCTGGCCGGGTTCCGCGACGTCGGCTGCTGGTACGAGTTCGCCTACGCCAGGGGCGAGCGCACCCCCTTGGCCATGCGCCGGGACGACGGCGCGGTTTTCCGGCTCCATTGCGACCAAATCGGCTCGCTGCGCGTGGTTGCGGACAGTGACGGTCATGTCCTAAAGGAAGTCCTGTACGATCCGTTCGGCGGGATCATCGAGGACTCCGCCCCGGACCTGCGCATCCCCATCGGCTTCGCGGGCGGGCTGCACGACCGCGACCTGGGCTTCGTCCGGTTCGGCTGGCGGGACTACGACACCTTCACCGGCCGCTGGACCGCGCCCGACCCGCTGGGCGACGCGGGCGGCGACCCGGACTGGTACGGCTACTGCCTCGACGACCCGGTGAACGGGGTGGACCCGTTGGGGCTGTTCCAGTTCGGCAAAAGGCCTCTAAATGGCGTTCCGAATTTCCTGAGCTCGCTCACGCAAGCGTTTGATATGTTTGATGCGAACAATACCGAGTTGATGCACGAACACGGCTTCTACGAGGATGGAAGCGGAAAGAATGTTGGCTTTGGTGAGAGCGGGATAATGGATAAGGAAGACATCAGCAGATACAAATTGGAAGATAGACACTTTGACGATGCTCGTATGCAGCGAGCGCAACAGAGTCTCGATCCTGGACCATACAAGTTGAAATCGGATGATGACGGTCCCTCAAACAACTGTCAGGACTATGCCGACAACCTGCGGGAGCGATACCGCTTCCTTCGGGATGCGGAACGGCATTAA
- a CDS encoding SIS domain-containing protein — translation MADWNDFAALLADNLARVEAETRGRVPVDIERAFALWAQWTVAVRSNGGTTYFAGNGASASMACHFSADLAKNARVRTQVFTDPSLLTAIGNDLCYADVFAEPLRWYGRESDLLITVSSSGNSPNVVRALEVAREKGLRSVALCAMGPDNASRDLADLCFFVPAATYGQAETAHSAILHHWMDIMESLPR, via the coding sequence ATGGCGGACTGGAATGACTTCGCGGCGCTGCTGGCCGACAATCTCGCTCGCGTCGAGGCCGAAACACGCGGGCGCGTCCCCGTGGACATCGAACGGGCCTTCGCCCTGTGGGCCCAATGGACCGTCGCCGTCCGGTCCAACGGCGGCACGACCTACTTCGCGGGCAACGGGGCCAGCGCGTCCATGGCCTGTCATTTCTCCGCCGACCTGGCGAAAAACGCCCGGGTCCGCACCCAGGTCTTCACCGACCCCTCGCTGCTCACCGCCATCGGCAACGACCTCTGTTACGCCGACGTCTTCGCCGAACCCCTGAGATGGTACGGTCGGGAAAGCGACCTGCTCATCACCGTGAGCAGCTCCGGCAACTCGCCCAACGTGGTCCGCGCCCTGGAAGTCGCCCGGGAGAAGGGCCTGCGCTCCGTGGCCCTGTGCGCCATGGGTCCAGACAACGCCAGCCGCGACCTGGCCGACCTGTGCTTCTTCGTTCCCGCCGCCACCTACGGCCAGGCGGAAACCGCCCACAGCGCGATCCTGCACCACTGGATGGACATCATGGAGTCTCTGCCCAGGTAG
- a CDS encoding SDR family oxidoreductase has translation MTLLVGAEGCLGHAVIAAAAGEDGLTATSREDSGPYYVNLETPPDSWRLPDAGPGGAALILAALTDTAACEADPARARRLNLEAPRELARMLAARGFFVVFPSTSQVFDGSASLPGPDAPTNPVTVYGGLKAEAEAAILGDSPRSAAVLRISKVLDAGNGLIRRWVGDLLAGRTVEAFSDMVMAPVSEIDAARTMLGLARARTPGRFHLSAARDMSYFEAARLGAAVLGADPGLVRPVSGAGRGLFLPAHAALGASDPAPEPEEVVRRAFELAAGALRGGRT, from the coding sequence GTGACGCTGCTCGTGGGGGCCGAAGGCTGCCTGGGCCATGCGGTCATCGCCGCGGCGGCCGGGGAGGACGGCCTGACGGCCACCAGTCGCGAGGACTCCGGCCCGTACTACGTGAACCTGGAAACGCCGCCCGACTCCTGGCGTCTGCCGGACGCCGGGCCGGGCGGCGCGGCCCTGATCCTCGCCGCGCTGACGGATACGGCGGCCTGCGAGGCCGACCCGGCGCGGGCCCGGCGGCTCAACCTGGAGGCCCCCCGGGAGCTGGCCCGGATGCTGGCCGCGCGCGGTTTCTTCGTGGTCTTTCCCTCCACCAGCCAGGTCTTCGACGGCTCCGCGTCTCTGCCCGGGCCGGACGCCCCGACGAATCCCGTGACCGTCTACGGCGGGCTCAAGGCCGAGGCCGAGGCCGCGATCCTGGGAGACTCGCCCCGGAGCGCCGCCGTATTGCGGATATCCAAGGTGCTCGACGCCGGAAACGGGCTCATCCGTCGCTGGGTCGGCGACCTGCTGGCCGGGCGGACGGTGGAGGCCTTCAGCGACATGGTCATGGCCCCGGTGAGCGAGATCGATGCCGCCCGGACCATGTTGGGATTGGCCCGGGCGCGGACGCCGGGACGGTTCCATCTCTCCGCCGCGCGCGACATGAGTTATTTCGAGGCCGCCCGGCTGGGGGCGGCGGTGCTGGGCGCGGACCCCGGGCTGGTCCGTCCGGTCTCCGGCGCCGGGCGCGGCCTGTTCCTCCCGGCCCATGCGGCGCTGGGCGCGTCCGATCCGGCTCCCGAGCCGGAGGAGGTCGTGCGCCGGGCCTTCGAACTGGCCGCCGGGGCTCTCCGGGGCGGGCGGACATGA
- a CDS encoding class I SAM-dependent methyltransferase — protein sequence MTKATREPQYRGYVESAETEGLERFGLMSNQVWRHDPKRLVFLLSRYKFVAKMLAGKNRVLELGCADAFGSRIVRAEVGGLVCADFDPVFIEDARRLCAGKWEAECREHDILTGPVVSDAPDGKFDAAYTMDVIEHIEARHARTFMGNLAGSLTPQGVLIVGTPSLESQAYASPASKEGHVNCMSHKPFRALLQDFFHNVFLFSMNDEVVHTGFYPMAHYLIGLCVGPK from the coding sequence ATGACCAAGGCGACCCGTGAGCCGCAATATCGAGGATACGTGGAGAGCGCCGAGACCGAGGGGCTGGAGCGGTTCGGCCTGATGAGCAACCAGGTCTGGCGGCATGATCCCAAGCGCCTGGTGTTCCTGCTGTCGCGCTACAAGTTCGTGGCCAAGATGCTCGCGGGCAAGAACCGGGTGCTGGAGCTCGGCTGCGCCGACGCCTTCGGTTCCCGTATCGTGCGGGCCGAGGTGGGCGGCCTGGTCTGCGCGGACTTCGACCCGGTGTTCATCGAGGACGCCCGCAGGCTTTGCGCGGGCAAGTGGGAGGCGGAGTGCCGCGAGCACGACATCCTCACCGGCCCTGTGGTTTCCGACGCGCCGGACGGCAAGTTCGACGCGGCCTACACCATGGACGTCATCGAGCACATCGAGGCCCGCCACGCGCGGACTTTCATGGGCAACCTGGCCGGGAGCCTGACCCCCCAGGGTGTGCTCATCGTCGGCACGCCGAGCCTGGAGAGCCAGGCCTACGCCTCGCCCGCCAGCAAGGAAGGGCACGTGAACTGCATGAGCCACAAGCCCTTCAGGGCGCTTCTGCAGGACTTCTTCCACAACGTGTTCCTGTTCAGCATGAACGACGAGGTGGTGCATACCGGGTTCTACCCCATGGCTCATTACCTCATCGGTCTGTGCGTGGGGCCGAAGTGA
- a CDS encoding zinc-binding dehydrogenase, translating into MQVKKTTAAILVEQKKPLVVAEIGLPEALSFGQVLVKILYSGICGAQLNEIAGAKGPDKFLPHLLGHEAVAEVLEIGPGVKTVKPGQRVCLHWRPGTGLQCEPPKYDWDGKVVNAGWVTTFNRHAVISENRMTPVAEDFDPRLVPLLGCAVTTAMGVVNNDAQVKIGQSVVVFGVGGVGLNIVQLAALVGGNPVIGVDLSDEKAEMAKKFGATHAFNSRNVTDIAAEIKKIVGEAGADVVIDTTGNARIIELCYELTHADGRTILVGVPTKGDKVNIYTLPLHFKKVLKGSEGGSCLPALDIPRMINLVKLGRVSLDGLVTHEFALEDINKALDTVRTGQAGRVLIKM; encoded by the coding sequence ATGCAAGTGAAGAAGACCACCGCCGCCATCCTGGTGGAGCAGAAGAAGCCCCTGGTCGTGGCCGAGATCGGCCTGCCGGAGGCCCTGTCCTTCGGCCAGGTGCTGGTGAAGATCCTGTACTCCGGCATCTGCGGCGCGCAGCTCAACGAGATCGCGGGCGCCAAGGGTCCGGACAAGTTCCTGCCCCACCTGCTGGGCCACGAGGCCGTGGCCGAGGTGCTGGAGATCGGCCCGGGAGTGAAGACGGTCAAGCCCGGCCAGCGCGTGTGCCTGCATTGGCGTCCGGGAACGGGCCTGCAGTGCGAGCCGCCTAAGTACGACTGGGACGGCAAGGTGGTGAACGCGGGCTGGGTGACCACCTTCAACCGCCACGCGGTCATCAGCGAGAACCGCATGACCCCGGTGGCCGAGGACTTCGATCCGCGCCTGGTGCCGCTTCTGGGCTGCGCCGTGACCACCGCCATGGGCGTCGTCAACAACGACGCCCAGGTGAAGATCGGCCAGAGCGTGGTCGTCTTCGGCGTGGGCGGCGTGGGCCTGAACATCGTCCAGCTGGCGGCCCTGGTGGGCGGCAACCCGGTCATCGGCGTGGACCTCTCCGACGAGAAGGCCGAGATGGCGAAGAAGTTCGGCGCCACCCACGCCTTCAACTCCAGGAACGTGACCGACATCGCCGCCGAGATCAAAAAGATCGTGGGCGAGGCCGGGGCCGACGTGGTCATCGACACCACGGGCAACGCGCGGATCATCGAGCTGTGCTACGAGCTGACCCACGCCGACGGCCGGACCATCCTGGTGGGCGTGCCCACCAAGGGCGACAAGGTGAACATCTACACCCTGCCGCTGCACTTCAAGAAGGTGCTCAAGGGCTCCGAGGGCGGCTCCTGCCTGCCCGCGCTGGACATCCCGCGCATGATCAACCTGGTCAAGCTGGGCCGGGTGAGCCTGGACGGGCTCGTGACCCACGAGTTCGCGCTCGAGGACATCAACAAGGCCCTGGACACGGTGCGCACCGGCCAGGCGGGCCGGGTGCTCATCAAAATGTAG
- a CDS encoding class I SAM-dependent methyltransferase, with product MGQLRNFVTPLHKATKRDYIGRMVDDKVTCMLKAKEYEFDYWDGDRRFGYGGYRYMPGRWAPVAKAMIETYGLKAGSRVLDVGCGKGFLLHEMLLLEPGLEITAFDISEHGLASNTDEVKEKATLFRYRAQDAYPFGDKSFDLVISLATLHNLRIFELKTALAEIERVGKQGYVMLESYRNEQELFNVQCWALTCESFFDTAEWIWLYRHFGYTGDYEFIYFE from the coding sequence GGCCACCAAGCGCGACTACATCGGCCGCATGGTCGACGACAAGGTGACGTGCATGCTCAAGGCCAAGGAATACGAGTTCGACTACTGGGACGGCGACCGCCGTTTCGGCTACGGCGGCTACCGCTACATGCCCGGCCGCTGGGCCCCCGTGGCCAAGGCCATGATCGAGACCTACGGCCTGAAGGCCGGTTCCCGCGTGCTCGACGTGGGCTGCGGCAAGGGCTTCCTGCTGCACGAGATGCTGCTCCTCGAACCGGGCCTGGAGATCACGGCCTTCGACATCTCCGAGCACGGCCTGGCCTCCAACACCGACGAGGTGAAGGAGAAGGCCACCCTGTTCCGCTACCGGGCCCAGGACGCCTACCCCTTCGGCGACAAGTCCTTCGACCTGGTCATCTCCCTGGCCACCCTGCACAATCTGCGCATCTTCGAGCTGAAGACCGCCCTGGCCGAGATCGAGCGCGTGGGCAAGCAGGGCTACGTGATGCTCGAGAGCTACCGCAACGAGCAGGAGCTGTTCAACGTGCAGTGCTGGGCGCTGACCTGCGAGAGCTTCTTCGACACGGCGGAGTGGATCTGGCTGTACCGCCACTTCGGCTACACCGGCGACTACGAGTTCATCTACTTCGAATAG